The genomic interval AGCAGCTGACTGGCCACGATAAGAAGTCTGGTTTATTCATTGGTACGTGCACAGTTGCTGTGCTGTGATGTATATACAGGTGAATTCGAGTTGGACTATTTTCCCTCACTAACACAGTGACCTCCATCACTTTCCGAGCCGTCTCCATCCCCTCTAGCAAGATTCTATTGGTATTTGGGAGCAATATTTGCGCACTGGCGACTATCACTTTTGCTTTGACAAGGTACCGCAACAGAAACACGATTTCTtgcctgttgttgacaaCAGGTATCGATAACCGGCTCCAAATTGTTTGGTAAGTCCCGTTTCCAACTGTGTCAAACGAGCCAACAGACCACTAACAACTTGATTTCACCTCTAGGCCACATTCTCGGCACAAGTTGGGAGTAGCTACCATAAGAGGACGACCGAGGCGTTGAGTGCCTTTGCCCTCTCCCGGATGAGAATGCCAGGGGCCTCCTTGAGCCAATCTGCAAGTGCCGGGATAATGATCGCCGGGCTGTTACTTGTGGCACTACTCCTCGCGATTGGCGATAACATGTGTGGCGAGGAAGCCCGAAGTCGAAAGAGGGATCTGTTTTTGCCTCTGTTGCTTACAACGGCTGCGCttctgttggtggtggtacggACATTTGGCCGGTGGAAGCTAGGCAAAGGAACGCTCGAGGTAGATGATactatgatgatgatgtgtgtAGTGGGTTCAGTCCTGCCTTTTCTTACATCCAACGCTTGGGGATCAACACTGCTGACCATGGCTTCTTACGTAGCTGGCGTATTTGGTGATGTCAGCGACTAGTTACACCAGCAGTGCATTGGTGTTTGGATGCGACTTGTGGCATCTGAGGAGAGAGGACAGGATTCTGGGTCTCAAGGTACGCCTCCCCGAGTGAGCTTGAGGTTTCATGGGCCGGAATATGGTCATATACTCACGAGTGAGGTAGCTTCTATATGTGGTCGAGTCCTTTTATATTGTAACGGTATCGCTGTCGAAGATTTCGatccttcttttcttccgcCGTACCTTCTCAAAACCGTGGTTCCAGACAGCGACACACGCGGTGTTGAGCTTGACCATTGTCGTCAACCTCGCTCTCCTCATAACACAAATAGTCCAATGTGTTCCTTTGAGCACCAACTAGGAAGTTGATACCCCACGAAATGGCCACCCGAACTGCATCAACTTATAGGTGTTTGTCGTTGTAGGCAGCGTGATAAACCTTCTGCAGGAATCGGTCCTGTTGGCGATGCCTATCCCTGTGATCTTACGGTTGGCATTTCAGACCCGCCAACAGAAGGCAAACTCACTCATCATGTTTAGTCTTGGCATCTTTACGATTGTCTGCTCAGTTGTTCGTATGGTGTATGTCCTCAGAGTCGATGGAGCGGCAAACTGCAGCTGGGAGTACGTTGACGTCATTATCTGGACGAACATCGAAGCTGGCGTCACAGTAATGGTGCCTTGCTTGCCCGCAATGAGAGCGTTGATACTCGCTCGCAGGCGAGCAACGAACAGCCAGACAGGCAAGTGGTGGCGCCAAGTAAGAGACGCAAGATTCTGACTGACAGAAATTTAGCCCTAGCTCTTGACGAACTCCAATCTCCAGCACAGTCCTGAAGCACCTGGACAGCATACGCCAACCTGATCCACGGCAGACCACATGAAGGAAGAAAGCAATTACTTCACATAAGTGCCATCTACGTATGTAGGGAGGCCTGGAGCGGACAACATAGATCATATACCACAAAGCTTTCTGGCATACCTCTCTTTGAGTTTGAAGGTGACTCCCGTCCCGTCGCCGACGAACCCATGTGCTGGCAAAGGCAGCCCTGGAGGTGTCTCGTTTACACGTGGACCGTCTCGATGGCATGCGTGACACAAAAAATATGGCTTACCTATCTATGGCAGCTGCCGCAGGCATGTGAAATGCCGTCATCCGACGACAATTCCCGTCCCTATATCGGCCAGCTGGCCAGTGCATCAAGCCCCCACCACTCAGGGGGCGGGCGACGCTGTTCGGTCGCCTGGTTAATCCGGTAATCAGTTGGGTTAGTGGATTCCAAACTTCCAGCGCATACTCAAGGTGGATTGGCGTCACAGCAAGCTCTCCAGCGCTTGGCCACCTTTGCTGCGCATCCCTTCAACATTTTTGCTTTGTCTTCACACCGCACCGTCAAACGCACCATGGCCAAACAATAAGCCACCCTCGCCCCGTATGCTAGAGAACCACCATTGATCTCCTCTGACACCTGCTGCGCTTTTGATTCTTTTTGCCTGTATTCTTTTCTGCTTCTCGAGCTACGTCACAACCGACACGTCCATCATGAACGGCCACTTTGCGGCCATCGGCAATGGGCCGACGGCCAAGCAATACGACCATGGCATCCAGGTTATCGACGAAGACAAGTCTTTCAAGTTGGTGACACCCTCGGCCCTCGATTGCATGCAGCAGCTAGTTTTCATTGCATACACTGACATTTCAATTGCTAATGTAGCACAAACCTCAATGATTACCTTACCGAAACCCACGTCGCTGAGTCTGGCTTCAACTACCACTTGATCTCTGTCTTCGGATCGCAATCAACGGGCAAGTCGACCCTGCTCAACCACCTCTTTGGCACCCAGTTCAGTGTCATGTCCGAGACGGAGCGACGCCAGACGACCAAGGGAATTTGGCTGTCCAAGAACAAAAGGGACAGCGCAAACGGCTCGCCCATGGCCGACAACATCCTCGTCATGGATGTTGAGGGCACTGACGGTCGCGAGCGTGGTGAGGATCAAGACTTTGAGCGCAAGAGCGCCCTGTTCGCCCTGGCCACCAGCGAGGTTTTGATTGTCAACATCTGGGAGCACCAAGTTGGCCTGTACCAAGGCGCAAACATGGGCCTGCTCAAGACCGTTTTCGAGGTCAACTTGCAGCTGTTCTTGAAGGATAGACAGTGCGTTATTATCCGGCCTCCTCTCTGCATCCCGAGGAATCGGCTAACACGTGGCAACCAGGTCCCAAACACGGTCCCTCCTATTCTTCGTTATCCGCGATTTCGTCGGCAACACCCCCCTCGAGAATCTGCGCACGACCCTGATTACGGACTTGTCAAAGATATGGTCTTCCATCTCCAAACCACAGGGCCTCGAAGACTCCAAGATTGAAGACTATTTTGATTTTGCCTTTTCCGCCCTACCACACAAGATTTACCAACCTGAAAAGTTCCTCGCCGAAGTAGACAGACTCGGCGCTCGATTTACCACTGGCCATCGCTCGACCAAGGACCAAGAATTCGTCGGAGGCGTTTTCCTGCCAGAATATCACAGGAGAATACCCGCCGATGGCCTGTCAGTTTATGCTGGAGGCGTCTGGGATCAGATTGTTAACAACAAAGATCTCGATTTGCCAACACAGCAAGAACTTCTTGCGCAGTTTAGGTGTGACGAGATCGCCCGCGAGGTACTGGTCGGCTTCGACACTGTTATCGCGCCtctggaggagcagcaagTGGAAGCAATTCGTCTCGGCAAGCCTGCAGCGGTACTGGCGGATCTCGGAGCTCAAGGCGCCGGAGCCCGCGAGAAGTGCATCAAGGCCTTCGAGACACAGGCCAGCCGTTACCACAAAGGTGTATACACGATGAAGCGGGGCGAGCTCGAGAGCAAGATAGATACTAGGCTCAAAGCTCTGTACCAGGCTCAGCTGACAGCTGCTCATAAGGCCGGCGTGGCTGCCTTTAGTGAGGCCGTGTCAGGCGCGGTCAAGGCAGGGCAAAAGGCGGGCGGATCGTATGAGTTCGCTGAGATTGTGGCGAAGCAAAAGGCCAAGACGCTGCAAATCTTCAAGACAGAGGCCAAGAGCCTGTCGATTCCGGGAGTGGCCTGGTCGAACTTCAAGCCCCAGTATAAGCTCTTTGAGAAGGAGCTCGATGAGGTCAGCGCGCGGTTGcgcaaggaggagatgcGTCGTTTGGCCATAAGGGTCGAGCGCTGGGTCAGGTCTCGCTTGGGCGATGCCATTGGTTTGGAATTCAACAAGCTAGGGTCTGGACGGGGGGTTTCGGTTTCTCCTGAGGGTGGCGAGAAGCCAGCCACAGAAAAGGACCTTTGGGACCGGGTCTGGAATGCCTTCATTAGTATTGTAAAGGAGGCTGAGACGAGATTTGCCGAGAGAGCCAAGAGCTTCGAGGCCAGtccggaggaggtcgaggtcggTCTTTGGCGACTACGGCGCAAGAGTTGGGTCGCCCTGAGGGAGAAGATCGAAGAAGAGGTGATGGAAAGTAACATCCTCATGAAACTCCGCGAAAATTTCGAGGACAAGTTCCGGTACGACGAAGATGGCGTCCCGAGAATTTGGCGCCCGACAGATGACATTGAAGGGATTTATACCAAGGCACGCGAGTCAACCTTGGGCCTCGTTCCTCTGCTGTCGCGGTTTAGACTGTCGGAGACGTATGCGCCACCAGACCTTCCAGCTTTCATCGGGGTCCAGCCTGCTGGCGTTGAGcccgaagacgaagaagacctCTTGCCCATTGGCGGcatcgacgaggaggaaggcaaaAGTCTCGAAGAGGAGACGACCGTTCTCGGTGAAAGTAAGCGGCAAGacctggtggtgaggttcaAGAAAATGGCCGATGGAGTCTATGTTGAAGCCAAGCGAAGTGCCATCGGCGGGATTACCCAGGTGCCCTTGTACTTCTATGTTATTTTGCTGATTCTTGGGTGGAATGAGATTCTCATGGGTGCGTTACTCTTCTCTCGCCAGTGTCATTTCAACAGATGTCTGACAATTCACAGTTCTGCGAAACCCTTTCCTCATCTTGCTTATTCTTGTCATGGGCGGCGGTACCTATATCGCCTACTCGCTCAACCTTCTTGGGCCCATGATGCAGATGAGCAACGCTGCCTTCAACCAGGCTGTTGACATTGGCAAGGACAGGCTGCGCGACTTCTTGGTGAACAACGAGACAGCTAGACAGGCGCTTGCTGTTCCCGCACGGCAGATGGGTGCCGATATTAGCCTGGACCGGCTGGATAGCCGGGGTAAGAAGGCACAGGATATTTCAGACGATGATGACATTTAGAGATGGTTCAGCGGACGGAGCAATTGGTTGGGGGAATCGGGACCATGAAGGTTACCTACATGGCTTGGTTGTTCTGGTTGTTTGTTATATGCAGTCTTGTTGTCGTCTAAGAAGCGTTGTGCGTAGAAGCGGATGCGGCAGGGTCAGCTGGTATGATTTCATGATTATGGTCCGCGACAGGATCTCTATGTATAAAGTACTCAGAACTCCTTTGAACTCCGGTTTGCCCTGTTTCCCAGTGTATTTCCAACCTTGATCCTTATAATCTCAAAACGCCTCCAGCCCAGCTGGTGTCCCAAACCATGTGCCCAGCTCGTCGCCTTCTTCCTGGTCCTTAGCAGAGAAGAAATCCGTGAGGCGGTTAgtgtcaccatcatcatccaccggCCAGTCTACCTTGACTCCCTTGGGACCCTCGAGCATATCCTTCGCAGTTCCCCAACTAAACCGGCACTCTGGACCCCAGCCAAACACAGGGTGCATGTTGCCGCGTAGCCAAGTAACGCATCTCTGGTCTGACGGGTAACCCGAACCCCATTCCATATCCGTGTCCTCCTcgttcttgtccttctcttcctccctggCGGGCGGTCTGCCCCTAGTCTTCCACAAAACCTCTAAGGCGGCGTCTCTCGTTACTTTGGCGCATACGCTGGCGGCGCTGACACAAGGGTACAGGCTATctgccttcttggccactGTGATCTTGGCCGTTGGGAATATCCTCTCTAGCTTCTTCTGGTAGGCAGCGGGCTGCCCGATTGTGTCGACGTAGATCTCCTGAATGTTGACCCCCCTGTCGTAGATCCCCTGGATCAGTTGTACGGTTGCGTCCATGGCTTGCGCGTTGAGGTTGTAGGACCCGCCGGCATTGGAAGGGCGCATCATGCCGGCGGAAATATCGCCTGCTGAGAGAAGTGTGGTTGCCCAACCGCAGGACTGGTGAAGATCGGATCCAGCGGTGGAGATCGTTTGCATGAGGGAGGAGCGGACTTGCGGGGTGAGGACTTTGGAATCGTCAAagtggtgggtttggcggaggagggggtcggcgagtgggagagggaggtaGAAGATGCCGTAGACCATTGGCCCGAGGACGGGACCACGGCCGGCTTCATCGACGCCGAGGCAAACGGGGACGGATTTTTCGGCTGAGGCGAGGAGTGATGGGGGAACAGGGGAGAAGTGAGTGTAGGATCggccggagaggagggaggaaggaaTCACGGAAGGTGGGatgaagatgttggagggggtttcgTTTTCGATCTCGGCTGGCGTTGGCTCTTCCATTGCGAGGGCTCTGGCGGGAGATGTTCCTGGTTGTTTACTTGCTCGGTTTGCAGTATGAAGCTTGAGCCTGAGTTGGGATTGGAAGATTGTTGCAAGATTAAACTAAGTTGTTGGAGTGACAGTTGGAATGCTGTCCCCAGTTGAACCTGCACATGCCGAGAAAGCCTGAGCTCGACGCGTCTCAGACCGCGTCGTGGGGCTGCTCAGCCAATGGGAGACAGGCCCTCAAAGTGCTTCTGGACAGCggcgccccctccccaaaatctcAGAGCTTTTGCCCTCTGTCGGCAGGCAAAAGGGAGAAAACAACTGCTGCATTGCAACGCTGCACAATCATAGAGCGCCGGACACAGCGCGCGCTCTTTTAAGTGTGGAACCGACCTGGAACCCCTGGCACAAAAATGCTGCCAAAGTaaacaacacctccctcaccttcgGTCGCTCTTTGTCAggaccatcaccaaccccaccaaacccagtTGCTTTGTTCTTTCTAGGGGCATCTCGCGCTGTTTCTACCTCCCATATATACATACTGTCCTGCTTGCGCCCACCGTTGCCGCCACCGCGCTTCAGGCTTGCAGGCCAACAAACTCTAAAGCTtccccgaggacgaggacgagaacaAGAATAAGGTCGCCGGGATGCCGCCACGGCCGTCAATGGCGGCGCGCCGcacaaccacccaccaaGCAGAGCATATCTATGagctgggtgtggtgggaaggTAAGCCCACTCTGCAGTGCACACAATCCACGCgaagatggggatggggtggacgCGACTGAATTGCCCATGACGCGACCAAGCGCAATTTTTGCCACTGTTCGGAACTACGTTGCTAAACTATGGCGTTCTGACAGGAAAACCGGTGTCATGCTCCCCGACTCGGGGGTGCGCGACGAACATGGCATGGAACCCATCGAGAATCtgttctcatcaccaaagaagcctgacgatgaagatgaagaggaggaatcgGACGATGGCGACAGCGGGGAAGCGCCGATGGAGCTGACTACAAGTATGTTTGTTGCGCTTTTTCTTGTCGCCTCGGTGCACCTGCGCCCATGACAGTGACTGACTGAGGGTAGACCTGGGATTGGGGCCTGCGGCGCTGCTTAACGGACAGGCGAGTAGGTTTCCCGCGTCCTCGCAGAACCGATCGCCAGCCAAGGGATTTCTGAATTCACCGGCGCAGCGTAACAAACTGGTTGCCCGTAATACCGCAGCCGCACGGTCGAGCTCATCGCCAGCAGAAT from Podospora pseudoanserina strain CBS 124.78 chromosome 6, whole genome shotgun sequence carries:
- the SEY1 gene encoding Dynamin-like GTPase that mediates homotypic ER fusion (BUSCO:EOG092610TN; EggNog:ENOG503NUYX; COG:S); its protein translation is MNGHFAAIGNGPTAKQYDHGIQVIDEDKSFNTNLNDYLTETHVAESGFNYHLISVFGSQSTGKSTLLNHLFGTQFSVMSETERRQTTKGIWLSKNKRDSANGSPMADNILVMDVEGTDGRERGEDQDFERKSALFALATSEVLIVNIWEHQVGLYQGANMGLLKTVFEVNLQLFLKDRQSQTRSLLFFVIRDFVGNTPLENLRTTLITDLSKIWSSISKPQGLEDSKIEDYFDFAFSALPHKIYQPEKFLAEVDRLGARFTTGHRSTKDQEFVGGVFLPEYHRRIPADGLSVYAGGVWDQIVNNKDLDLPTQQELLAQFRCDEIAREVLVGFDTVIAPLEEQQVEAIRLGKPAAVLADLGAQGAGAREKCIKAFETQASRYHKGVYTMKRGELESKIDTRLKALYQAQLTAAHKAGVAAFSEAVSGAVKAGQKAGGSYEFAEIVAKQKAKTLQIFKTEAKSLSIPGVAWSNFKPQYKLFEKELDEVSARLRKEEMRRLAIRVERWVRSRLGDAIGLEFNKLGSGRGVSVSPEGGEKPATEKDLWDRVWNAFISIVKEAETRFAERAKSFEASPEEVEVGLWRLRRKSWVALREKIEEEVMESNILMKLRENFEDKFRYDEDGVPRIWRPTDDIEGIYTKARESTLGLVPLLSRFRLSETYAPPDLPAFIGVQPAGVEPEDEEDLLPIGGIDEEEGKSLEEETTVLGESKRQDLVVRFKKMADGVYVEAKRSAIGGITQVPLYFYVILLILGWNEILMVLRNPFLILLILVMGGGTYIAYSLNLLGPMMQMSNAAFNQAVDIGKDRLRDFLVNNETARQALAVPARQMGADISLDRLDSRGKKAQDISDDDDI
- a CDS encoding hypothetical protein (COG:L; EggNog:ENOG503NYTC; BUSCO:EOG09263OWL), with translation MEEPTPAEIENETPSNIFIPPSVIPSSLLSGRSYTHFSPVPPSLLASAEKSVPVCLGVDEAGRGPVLGPMVYGIFYLPLPLADPLLRQTHHFDDSKVLTPQVRSSLMQTISTAGSDLHQSCGWATTLLSAGDISAGMMRPSNAGGSYNLNAQAMDATVQLIQGIYDRGVNIQEIYVDTIGQPAAYQKKLERIFPTAKITVAKKADSLYPCVSAASVCAKVTRDAALEVLWKTRGRPPAREEEKDKNEEDTDMEWGSGYPSDQRCVTWLRGNMHPVFGWGPECRFSWGTAKDMLEGPKGVKVDWPVDDDGDTNRLTDFFSAKDQEEGDELGTWFGTPAGLEAF